The proteins below come from a single Nocardiopsis gilva YIM 90087 genomic window:
- a CDS encoding ABC transporter permease, which translates to MTDGLCTAVRSLASEETEGPSLLTWTCDNFATIVWPRLVEHTLLSYAPILLGLALALPIGIASARWRPLYPPVLTGVNVLYAIPSIALFFLMLPYTGFSLWTAIIPLTLYTLTILVPNVVDGLNQVPDHVRQAAVAMGFGPLRRLLQVELRIAIPVVIAGLRVAAVATISMVSVASLVGLGGLGQLILSEGFKRQFPAPIIVGVVLSVALAFLTDALLVLLQYLLTPWTRRDDRGKQSRGAARGTTRTERRAADGSAESDTAAVAAVPAGAGSGTPGPAHPGPDIGRADTGGPNTGGPDRPGGRAPGEGDR; encoded by the coding sequence ATGACCGATGGCCTGTGCACGGCGGTGCGCTCCCTCGCCTCGGAGGAGACCGAAGGTCCGTCGCTGCTCACCTGGACCTGCGACAACTTCGCCACGATCGTCTGGCCCCGGCTGGTCGAGCACACGCTGCTGTCGTACGCCCCGATCCTGCTCGGTCTGGCGCTCGCCCTGCCCATCGGCATCGCCAGCGCGCGGTGGCGCCCCCTGTACCCGCCGGTGCTGACGGGTGTGAACGTCCTGTACGCGATCCCGTCGATCGCGCTGTTCTTCCTGATGCTGCCCTACACCGGGTTCAGCCTGTGGACGGCGATCATCCCGCTGACCCTCTACACGCTGACGATCCTGGTGCCCAACGTCGTCGACGGCCTCAACCAGGTGCCCGACCACGTGCGCCAGGCCGCCGTCGCCATGGGTTTCGGGCCGCTGCGCCGACTGCTCCAGGTGGAGTTGCGCATCGCCATCCCGGTCGTCATCGCGGGCCTGCGGGTCGCGGCGGTCGCCACGATCAGCATGGTGAGCGTGGCCTCCCTGGTCGGCCTGGGCGGGCTCGGCCAGCTCATCCTCAGTGAAGGGTTCAAGCGCCAGTTCCCGGCCCCGATCATCGTCGGCGTCGTGCTGTCGGTGGCGCTGGCCTTCCTCACCGATGCCCTGCTGGTGCTCCTGCAGTATCTGCTGACCCCGTGGACGCGGCGCGATGACCGCGGCAAACAGAGCCGGGGCGCCGCACGCGGCACGACGCGGACCGAGCGGCGGGCCGCCGACGGGTCGGCGGAGTCCGACACCGCGGCGGTGGCGGCGGTCCCCGCGGGTGCGGGATCCGGCACGCCGGGACCTGCTCATCCGGGGCCTGACATTGGGCGAGCTGACACTGGCGGACCTAACACTGGGGGACCTGACCGACCCGGAGGCCGAGCGCCGGGGGAGGGCGACCGATGA
- a CDS encoding ABC transporter ATP-binding protein, producing the protein MITFEGVSKRYPDGTVAVDDLDMTVQAGRTTVLVGSSGSGKTTALRMINRMVDPTGGVISIDGDDVRSRDPAVLRRSIGYVIQQAGLFPHRTIVDNIATVPLLLGRPKRAARARAGELMELVGLEPGQAKRYPHQLSGGQQQRVGVARALAADPPILLMDEPFSAVDPVVRASLQEELLRLQSELHKTIVFVTHDIDEAVKLGDAIAVFRPGGRLAQMDHPERLLADPVDEFVESFIGYDRGVRRLSFFPAGKLSLRGDVVVGADMSAGRARSLARTLDEPWLLVVDAERHPRGWVSAVVLDGAEGDRKLGDLDLVAYGHVFTVPTDSLRAALDAAMLSPAGRAVGVSEDGTVVGVVSQTDLGSAIWSVGESDGSGASGTSDGTSDGTTDGTTATPEEGTEPTANRGAP; encoded by the coding sequence ATGATCACCTTCGAGGGCGTTTCCAAGCGCTATCCGGACGGAACCGTCGCCGTCGACGACCTCGACATGACCGTCCAGGCCGGGCGGACCACCGTGCTCGTCGGGTCCTCCGGCAGCGGCAAGACCACCGCCCTGCGGATGATCAACCGCATGGTGGACCCCACGGGCGGCGTCATCTCGATCGACGGTGACGACGTGCGCTCCCGCGACCCCGCCGTGCTGCGCCGGTCGATCGGCTACGTCATCCAGCAGGCGGGGCTCTTCCCCCACCGCACCATCGTGGACAACATCGCCACCGTGCCGCTGCTGCTCGGGCGGCCCAAGCGCGCGGCGCGGGCTCGGGCCGGTGAGCTGATGGAACTGGTGGGCCTCGAACCGGGCCAGGCCAAGCGTTACCCGCACCAGCTCTCCGGCGGGCAGCAGCAGCGCGTCGGCGTGGCTCGCGCGCTGGCCGCCGACCCGCCCATCCTGCTGATGGACGAGCCGTTCAGCGCGGTGGACCCCGTCGTCCGGGCCAGCCTCCAGGAGGAGCTGCTCCGACTCCAGTCCGAGCTGCACAAGACCATCGTCTTCGTCACCCACGACATCGACGAGGCCGTCAAGCTCGGCGACGCCATCGCCGTGTTCCGCCCCGGCGGGCGCCTCGCCCAGATGGACCACCCCGAACGCCTGCTCGCCGATCCCGTCGACGAGTTCGTCGAGTCCTTCATCGGCTACGACCGGGGGGTGCGGCGGCTCTCCTTCTTCCCGGCCGGGAAGCTCTCGCTCCGCGGCGACGTGGTCGTCGGCGCCGACATGTCGGCCGGCAGAGCGCGGTCTCTGGCCCGGACGCTCGACGAGCCGTGGCTGCTGGTCGTCGATGCCGAGCGGCACCCGCGCGGCTGGGTCTCGGCCGTGGTCCTCGACGGCGCCGAGGGCGACCGGAAGCTCGGCGACCTGGACCTGGTCGCCTACGGGCACGTGTTCACCGTCCCCACCGACTCGCTGCGGGCCGCCCTGGACGCCGCGATGCTCTCGCCCGCCGGGCGCGCGGTCGGTGTGAGCGAGGACGGGACGGTCGTCGGTGTCGTCTCACAGACCGATCTTGGCTCGGCCATCTGGTCGGTGGGGGAGTCCGACGGCAGCGGGGCCAGCGGGACCAGCGATGGGACCAGTGACGGGACCACTGACGGGACCACCGCCACGCCCGAGGAGGGCACCGAGCCCACGGCGAACCGGGGTGCGCCATGA
- a CDS encoding HAD family hydrolase encodes MTIRSVVFDVGETLIDETRIFARWADRLGVPRLAFFGLMGGMLAQGRELMDVFRVVKPGFDLEAESAAWRAEEPDSLRESFDSDDLYPDVRPAFAALRGMGLSVIIAGNQPLSAAPALAAMDLPVDQIHVSDAWGVAKPDPAFFTRVGEVAGTGHSEILYVGDRIDNDVIPAQEAGMRAALLRRGMLGYLHAERPDAKRADVVLNGLDELPGWIADQG; translated from the coding sequence GTGACGATTCGCAGTGTGGTGTTCGACGTCGGCGAGACCCTGATCGACGAGACACGCATCTTCGCCCGGTGGGCCGACCGGCTCGGTGTGCCCCGCCTGGCGTTCTTCGGGCTCATGGGCGGCATGCTCGCCCAGGGCCGTGAGCTCATGGATGTGTTCCGTGTGGTCAAGCCCGGGTTCGACCTCGAGGCCGAATCCGCTGCCTGGCGTGCCGAGGAACCCGACTCACTGCGCGAGAGCTTCGACTCCGACGACCTCTACCCCGATGTCCGTCCCGCCTTCGCCGCCCTGCGCGGCATGGGCCTGAGCGTCATCATCGCCGGAAACCAGCCGCTGTCGGCCGCCCCTGCCCTGGCGGCCATGGACCTGCCGGTCGACCAGATCCACGTCTCCGACGCCTGGGGTGTGGCCAAGCCCGACCCCGCCTTCTTCACCCGCGTCGGTGAGGTGGCCGGGACCGGCCACAGCGAGATCCTCTACGTCGGGGACCGCATCGACAACGACGTCATCCCGGCGCAGGAAGCGGGGATGCGCGCGGCCCTGCTGCGCCGCGGCATGCTCGGCTACCTGCACGCCGAACGGCCGGACGCCAAACGCGCGGACGTCGTGCTCAACGGCTTGGACGAACTGCCCGGATGGATCGCCGACCAGGGCTGA
- a CDS encoding NUDIX hydrolase, whose protein sequence is MRGTGAEADINEKDESGRSRGGVERPVAHPGPQSPTGPGVAAHEVLAVVFQIRQDRLSVLLWRRGRPPFEDHWVLPGGELGHAEGLDESIRRQLAQKVDVRELTHLEQLETRGAPDRHPYGRTLATAYLGLIPADIDPVIPDDTAWHPASDLPLMGFDHAAIVTSGRRRLRAKLSYTNIGFALAPPEFTMSELSRYYRAALGHDVAATNLRRVLLRRGQIEETGESVPSGRSGGRPAAMFRFRARRLEITDAFAVLRPPERR, encoded by the coding sequence ATGCGCGGGACCGGGGCGGAGGCGGACATCAACGAGAAGGACGAGTCAGGGCGGAGCAGGGGAGGCGTCGAGCGGCCGGTGGCACACCCGGGGCCGCAATCGCCGACGGGGCCGGGCGTTGCCGCCCACGAGGTGCTCGCCGTCGTCTTCCAGATTCGGCAGGATCGACTGAGTGTCCTGCTGTGGCGCCGTGGCCGCCCGCCCTTCGAGGATCACTGGGTCCTGCCGGGCGGTGAGCTCGGCCACGCCGAGGGTTTGGACGAATCCATCCGGCGTCAGCTCGCCCAGAAGGTGGATGTGCGCGAACTCACACACCTGGAACAGCTGGAGACCCGCGGCGCGCCCGACCGCCACCCCTACGGACGCACCCTGGCGACCGCCTACCTGGGCCTGATTCCGGCCGACATCGACCCGGTCATCCCCGACGACACCGCGTGGCACCCCGCCTCCGACCTGCCGCTGATGGGGTTCGACCACGCTGCGATCGTCACCTCCGGCCGCCGTCGGCTGCGCGCTAAGCTCTCCTACACCAACATCGGGTTCGCGCTGGCCCCGCCGGAGTTCACCATGTCGGAGCTCTCCCGCTACTACCGGGCGGCGCTGGGCCACGACGTCGCCGCCACCAACCTGCGCCGGGTGCTCCTGCGCCGCGGCCAGATCGAAGAGACCGGAGAGTCCGTGCCCTCGGGGCGATCCGGCGGGCGTCCGGCCGCGATGTTCCGCTTCCGCGCCCGACGGCTGGAGATCACCGACGCCTTCGCCGTCCTGCGCCCCCCGGAGCGCCGCTGA
- the nadA gene encoding quinolinate synthase NadA, whose amino-acid sequence MAMVTATADNMTTEMTTEMTREAWAEEVRRLAKERDAVILAHNYQRPEIQDVADHTGDSLALSRLAASADASTIVFCGVHFMAETAKILAPEKTVLLPEPAAGCSLADTITAEDVRAWRAEYPDAVVVAYVNTSAAVKAETDICCTSSNAADVIRSIPEDKDILFLPDQFLGAHVKRVTGRDNIHVWMGECHVHAGIDGGTLRERAAAEPDAELYVHPECGCATSALYLVGSGTVPEERVKVLSTGGMLTAAENTTADKVLIATETGMLHQLRAANSTTTFEPVNPRAECHYMKMITADKLLTALRDGSGEIKVDEETSTKARRSVERMIAIGSPSRGGE is encoded by the coding sequence ATGGCAATGGTCACCGCCACCGCGGACAATATGACCACGGAGATGACCACGGAGATGACCAGAGAGGCGTGGGCCGAGGAGGTCCGCCGCCTCGCGAAGGAGCGCGACGCGGTCATCCTCGCGCACAACTACCAGCGGCCGGAGATCCAGGACGTCGCCGACCACACCGGCGACTCCCTCGCGCTGTCCCGGCTCGCGGCGTCGGCGGACGCGAGCACGATCGTGTTCTGCGGCGTCCACTTCATGGCCGAGACCGCCAAGATCCTCGCACCGGAGAAGACGGTGCTCCTCCCCGAGCCCGCGGCCGGGTGCTCGCTGGCCGACACCATCACGGCCGAGGACGTCCGCGCCTGGCGCGCCGAGTACCCCGACGCCGTTGTCGTCGCCTATGTCAACACGTCCGCGGCGGTCAAGGCGGAGACCGACATCTGCTGCACGTCGTCCAATGCCGCCGACGTCATCCGGTCCATTCCGGAAGACAAGGACATCCTCTTCCTGCCGGACCAGTTCCTGGGCGCACACGTGAAGCGGGTCACCGGGCGCGACAACATCCACGTGTGGATGGGCGAGTGCCACGTGCACGCCGGAATCGACGGCGGCACCCTGCGCGAGCGCGCCGCGGCCGAGCCCGACGCCGAGCTGTACGTGCACCCCGAGTGCGGCTGCGCCACCTCCGCCCTGTACCTGGTGGGCAGCGGGACCGTTCCCGAGGAGCGCGTCAAGGTGCTCTCCACGGGCGGCATGCTGACCGCCGCCGAGAACACCACGGCGGACAAGGTCCTCATCGCCACCGAGACCGGCATGCTGCACCAGCTGCGCGCGGCCAACTCCACGACGACCTTCGAGCCGGTCAACCCGCGCGCCGAGTGCCACTACATGAAGATGATCACCGCCGACAAGCTGCTCACCGCGCTGCGTGACGGCAGCGGCGAGATCAAGGTGGACGAGGAGACCTCCACCAAGGCCCGCCGCTCGGTGGAGCGGATGATCGCGATCGGTTCCCCCTCGCGCGGCGGCGAGTAG
- a CDS encoding steroid 3-ketoacyl-CoA thiolase gives MATPVIVEAVRTPIGKRRGVLSEVKPMALLAHVQRAVVERAGIDPHEVGQVLAGCVTQGGEQGNHIGRHAWLYAGLPWQVGVTTLDAQCGSSQQATHIAAALIQAGAVDTAVACGVEAMSRVPLGRSVHPDDPRPHDWSLDLPDQFTAAERIAHRRGLTRRDLDDWGVRSQARAATAWDEGRFDREIVPVSLATAGEPYAGNDGTTTRDKGTATRDRDTVTRDQGLRPTTAAGLAGLRPVADGALHTAGTSAQISDGAAAVLLTSEERARAWSLPPRARLRAQVLTGAEPHYHLDGPIRATAQVLTAAGMTLGDIDLVEVNEAFAAVVLSWSQEHCPDLDRVNVNGGAIALGHPVGATGARLITTALHELERRDAATALVTMCAGGALATASVLERPS, from the coding sequence ATGGCGACCCCGGTCATCGTCGAAGCGGTCCGGACCCCCATCGGCAAGCGGCGCGGCGTGTTGTCCGAGGTGAAGCCCATGGCCCTGCTCGCGCATGTCCAACGCGCCGTGGTGGAACGGGCCGGAATCGACCCGCACGAGGTCGGCCAGGTCCTCGCCGGATGCGTCACCCAGGGCGGCGAGCAGGGGAACCACATCGGGCGCCACGCCTGGCTGTACGCCGGACTGCCCTGGCAGGTCGGGGTCACCACGCTTGACGCGCAATGCGGCTCCAGCCAGCAGGCCACGCACATCGCGGCGGCGCTGATCCAGGCCGGTGCCGTCGACACCGCTGTCGCCTGCGGCGTCGAGGCGATGAGCCGCGTTCCGCTGGGTCGCAGCGTCCACCCGGACGACCCCCGCCCCCATGACTGGTCCCTCGACCTTCCCGACCAGTTCACCGCCGCCGAACGCATCGCCCACCGCCGCGGACTGACCCGCCGCGACCTCGACGACTGGGGCGTCCGCTCCCAGGCCCGCGCCGCGACCGCATGGGATGAGGGGCGCTTCGACCGCGAGATCGTCCCGGTGTCCCTCGCGACGGCCGGAGAGCCCTATGCCGGGAACGACGGCACCACCACCCGCGATAAGGGCACCGCCACGCGTGACAGAGACACAGTCACGCGTGACCAGGGCCTCCGCCCGACCACCGCCGCGGGACTGGCCGGCCTGCGACCCGTCGCGGACGGCGCCCTGCACACTGCCGGTACGTCCGCCCAGATCTCCGACGGCGCCGCCGCGGTGCTGCTGACCAGCGAGGAGCGCGCGCGTGCCTGGAGCCTGCCGCCCCGCGCCCGCCTCCGCGCCCAGGTTCTGACGGGGGCGGAGCCCCACTACCACCTCGACGGACCGATCCGCGCGACCGCGCAGGTGCTGACGGCCGCGGGGATGACGCTGGGCGACATCGACCTCGTCGAGGTGAACGAGGCCTTCGCCGCCGTTGTCCTGTCGTGGTCCCAGGAGCACTGCCCGGATCTGGACCGCGTGAATGTCAACGGCGGAGCGATCGCTTTGGGCCATCCTGTGGGCGCCACCGGCGCCCGGCTCATCACGACCGCCCTCCACGAACTCGAACGCCGCGACGCCGCGACCGCCTTGGTGACCATGTGTGCGGGAGGTGCGCTCGCGACCGCCAGCGTCCTGGAGCGGCCGTCCTGA
- a CDS encoding TetR family transcriptional regulator, which translates to MRMRNQNQRRKRIVQTAAALALRGGVEAMQMRTVAERAGVALGTLYRYFPSKMDLVVAVVTEELDLLETSISRRPPNAETAAGRAVDVLMRATRGLMREPELADALVRSLIMAEVKTELGARITDLLYRVATGTPVTEGEEGALPDRDADDYVLVGSLASIWIFELLEILKGHRDMEQVQQRLEVAAEPLLAGF; encoded by the coding sequence ATGCGGATGCGGAATCAGAACCAGCGCCGCAAGCGGATCGTTCAGACGGCGGCAGCCCTGGCGTTGCGCGGCGGCGTCGAAGCCATGCAGATGCGGACGGTGGCCGAACGCGCCGGTGTGGCGCTGGGCACGCTCTACCGCTACTTCCCATCGAAGATGGATCTGGTCGTCGCGGTGGTCACCGAGGAACTGGACCTCTTGGAGACCAGCATCAGCCGCCGCCCGCCGAACGCCGAGACCGCCGCGGGCCGCGCCGTCGACGTGCTGATGCGCGCCACCCGGGGATTGATGCGCGAGCCGGAACTGGCCGACGCGCTGGTCCGCTCGCTGATCATGGCCGAGGTCAAGACCGAGCTGGGCGCGCGCATCACCGACCTCCTCTACCGAGTGGCCACGGGGACTCCGGTGACCGAGGGTGAGGAAGGCGCGCTGCCCGACCGCGACGCCGACGACTATGTCCTCGTCGGTTCGCTTGCGAGTATCTGGATCTTCGAGCTGCTGGAGATCCTCAAGGGCCACCGCGACATGGAGCAGGTGCAGCAGCGCCTGGAGGTCGCGGCGGAGCCCCTGCTCGCGGGTTTCTGA
- a CDS encoding acyl-CoA dehydrogenase family protein has protein sequence MDYSLDRDQQDLRALAADVLARATDSGALDAPDDPPFDTAAWKGMAQAGLLGTAVGEDEGGTGPGPVDVAVVLREVGARAARVPAFATLALGALPVALCGTPEQRAALAPVVTGDHILTAPLGAPGRSDGAITDPATTAHRQGGDYLLDGVATSVPYATASRTLLIPARLDSGGVGVVLLPAGSPGLSHHPQPTGTPDPAFRIGLDGVRVPATALLGGDTTGAAARTLHRCALAGLAATVSGALAGALGLTTEHVKTRRQFGRALAELQAVTMKVGDIYVATRALDAAMWAGAWRLARSGAANPTPSPTPNAGADAPSATAAEAADDTDHVLAAAALLITDQVLDAFYTAQHLHGGLGVDVTYPLHRHFSIGKWASTVLGGPETRLDALGRLAALDAPVHVHAESAP, from the coding sequence GTGGACTACTCCCTCGACCGCGATCAACAGGACCTGCGCGCGCTGGCGGCCGACGTCCTCGCGCGCGCGACCGACAGCGGGGCGCTGGACGCCCCCGACGACCCACCGTTCGACACGGCGGCCTGGAAGGGCATGGCACAGGCCGGACTGCTGGGGACCGCCGTCGGAGAGGATGAGGGAGGAACCGGGCCGGGCCCGGTCGACGTCGCCGTGGTGCTGCGGGAGGTCGGGGCCCGCGCGGCCCGGGTCCCCGCCTTCGCCACGCTCGCGCTCGGGGCGCTGCCGGTGGCGCTGTGCGGCACGCCGGAGCAGCGCGCGGCTCTCGCCCCCGTCGTGACCGGCGACCATATCCTGACGGCGCCCCTGGGCGCGCCGGGCCGCAGCGACGGTGCCATCACCGATCCGGCGACGACCGCCCACCGCCAGGGCGGCGACTACCTCCTGGACGGCGTAGCGACGTCCGTCCCCTACGCCACCGCGTCGCGCACCCTGTTGATTCCGGCGCGGCTGGACAGCGGCGGAGTCGGCGTCGTCCTCCTCCCCGCCGGCTCCCCCGGCCTCAGCCACCACCCTCAGCCGACGGGAACGCCCGACCCGGCCTTCCGCATCGGCCTCGACGGCGTACGGGTACCGGCCACCGCGCTGCTCGGCGGGGACACCACCGGTGCGGCGGCGCGCACCCTGCACCGCTGCGCCCTGGCCGGACTCGCCGCGACCGTCTCCGGCGCCCTCGCCGGTGCGCTCGGGCTCACCACCGAGCACGTCAAGACCCGGCGGCAGTTCGGCCGCGCCCTAGCCGAGCTCCAGGCCGTCACAATGAAGGTCGGCGACATCTACGTGGCCACCCGCGCTCTGGACGCGGCGATGTGGGCCGGAGCATGGCGGCTCGCAAGGAGCGGAGCGGCGAACCCGACCCCCAGCCCGACCCCCAACGCGGGCGCCGACGCGCCGTCCGCGACGGCGGCGGAGGCGGCCGACGACACCGACCACGTGCTGGCCGCCGCCGCACTCCTCATCACCGACCAGGTCCTGGACGCCTTCTACACCGCTCAACACCTGCACGGCGGCCTCGGCGTGGACGTCACCTACCCCCTGCATCGACATTTCTCCATCGGAAAGTGGGCCTCGACGGTTCTCGGCGGGCCGGAGACGCGACTCGACGCGCTCGGCCGACTGGCCGCCCTCGACGCTCCCGTCCACGTCCACGCCGAGTCCGCTCCCTAG
- a CDS encoding acyl-CoA dehydrogenase family protein: MFIDLTEEQRELRDHLRAYLSAVMTPQERAHPTDPPAYKRVIRRMGRDGMLGWGWPTEYGGRGLGALEQQIFVNEVTRAEVPYPLVTLQTVGPALLHHGTPEQKQRFLPGILSGKIHFAIGYTEPEAGTDLASLRTTAVRADSGDFLINGQKIYTSGAHLADHIWLAARTDPEAPKHKGISILIADTAEPGFSWTPIVTADGHHHTNTTYYSDVHVPADRLVGELNRGWRLITDQLNHERLTLGPSGNIGHLYDRFLDWAQSTHRPDGADDRLLVDEPAVRRALGRVYAYLRVNELLNWQVASTIDTGWLGAADASANKIYGSERLQEVPRIIADTVSRYGDPADPRTRDLLARLDSGSKGALVMTFGGGVNEVQRELIATLGLGLPRAPR, encoded by the coding sequence ATGTTCATCGATCTCACCGAGGAGCAGCGCGAGCTCCGGGACCACCTGCGCGCCTACCTCTCGGCGGTCATGACCCCGCAGGAGCGTGCGCACCCCACCGACCCGCCCGCCTACAAGCGGGTCATCCGCCGCATGGGCCGCGACGGCATGCTCGGATGGGGCTGGCCCACCGAGTACGGCGGCCGCGGGCTCGGTGCGCTGGAACAGCAGATCTTCGTCAACGAGGTGACCCGCGCCGAAGTGCCCTATCCGCTGGTCACCCTGCAGACCGTCGGCCCGGCCCTGCTCCACCACGGCACGCCTGAGCAGAAGCAGCGCTTCCTGCCCGGGATCCTGTCCGGCAAGATCCACTTCGCCATCGGCTACACCGAGCCCGAGGCCGGAACCGACCTGGCGTCGCTGCGCACCACCGCCGTACGCGCCGACTCCGGCGACTTCCTCATCAACGGGCAGAAGATCTACACCTCCGGCGCCCACCTCGCCGACCACATCTGGCTGGCCGCCCGCACCGACCCTGAGGCTCCCAAGCACAAGGGCATCTCGATCCTTATCGCCGACACGGCGGAGCCCGGCTTCTCCTGGACCCCCATCGTCACCGCCGACGGCCACCACCACACCAACACCACCTACTACTCCGATGTGCACGTGCCCGCCGACCGCCTCGTCGGCGAGCTGAACCGGGGCTGGCGGCTCATCACCGACCAGCTCAACCACGAGCGGCTCACGCTCGGCCCCTCCGGCAACATCGGGCACCTCTACGACCGCTTCCTGGACTGGGCGCAGTCGACGCACCGCCCCGATGGCGCGGACGACCGACTACTGGTCGACGAGCCGGCGGTGCGGCGCGCCCTCGGCCGCGTCTACGCCTACCTCCGCGTCAACGAACTCCTCAACTGGCAGGTGGCATCGACCATCGACACCGGCTGGCTGGGCGCCGCCGACGCGTCGGCGAACAAGATCTACGGATCGGAACGGTTGCAGGAGGTGCCGCGGATCATCGCCGACACCGTGTCGCGCTACGGCGACCCCGCCGACCCCCGAACCCGGGACCTGCTCGCCCGCCTCGACTCCGGCTCCAAGGGCGCCCTGGTCATGACGTTCGGGGGCGGGGTCAACGAGGTGCAGCGCGAACTGATCGCCACACTCGGCCTGGGCTTGCCCCGCGCGCCGCGCTAG
- a CDS encoding OB-fold domain-containing protein, which produces MTVDRTVDTVDDAFHARLLELAAAARERGEVDGGTAPDPVNTPMVRHWVRAMGDTNPVYLDEEAARGAGHDGLVAPPAMLQVWTMRGYLAPVEHDREDHAERPESAVDDLLAYFATGGYAGVVATNCEQSYDRYLRPGERLRTTTRFGDLTGPKRTALGTGYFLTWHTTWYSGNERVGRMLFRVLKFQPPTREAAKERAAATDPPAASDSAASSGSATVSASASASASSTESAAPAPAAEPGSYPLRPVRNADTHFFWNGALVGELRIQRCADCGRLRHPPGPMCPSCHSTTRDHVVAAGTGKVFSHVVHHHPNVPGRTSPYVVAVVELPEGVRMVGNILGIAPERVHSGMRVRVDFERVDEDLVLPQWRPVDAAGPEGPSASALPTLELPMTRTSIITQALATRDFQDIHHDPDRARAQGAPDIFMNILTTQGLVERCVTDWAGPAARVRSIAIRLGVPNHAGDTFSLGGAVTEREGSRTTVAIRGTNTTGTHVSGTVVVDVPDTAVPAADPAVGTAGEEG; this is translated from the coding sequence GTGACCGTTGACCGCACAGTGGACACAGTGGATGACGCGTTCCACGCCCGACTGCTGGAGCTGGCGGCCGCCGCCCGCGAACGCGGGGAGGTGGACGGTGGCACCGCCCCGGACCCGGTGAATACGCCCATGGTCCGCCACTGGGTGCGGGCGATGGGCGACACCAACCCCGTCTACCTGGACGAAGAGGCCGCTCGCGGGGCGGGACACGACGGTCTCGTGGCGCCACCGGCCATGCTGCAGGTGTGGACGATGCGCGGATACCTGGCTCCCGTGGAGCACGACCGGGAGGACCATGCCGAGCGCCCCGAGAGCGCGGTCGACGACCTCCTCGCCTACTTCGCGACCGGCGGATACGCGGGCGTGGTCGCGACCAACTGCGAGCAGAGCTACGACCGCTATCTGCGCCCGGGGGAACGGCTCCGGACGACGACCCGATTCGGCGACCTGACCGGCCCGAAGCGGACCGCCCTGGGGACCGGCTACTTCCTCACCTGGCACACAACCTGGTACAGCGGGAACGAACGTGTCGGGCGGATGCTCTTCCGGGTACTGAAGTTCCAGCCGCCGACGCGCGAGGCGGCGAAGGAGCGCGCGGCCGCGACCGACCCTCCCGCCGCCTCCGATTCCGCTGCCTCCTCTGGCTCTGCGACTGTGTCTGCCTCGGCGTCTGCCTCTGCATCCTCCACGGAGTCCGCTGCCCCGGCGCCCGCGGCCGAACCCGGAAGCTATCCCCTGCGTCCGGTCCGCAACGCCGACACCCACTTCTTCTGGAACGGGGCACTCGTCGGCGAGCTGCGCATTCAGCGGTGTGCCGACTGCGGCCGCCTGCGCCACCCGCCCGGCCCTATGTGCCCGTCGTGCCACTCCACCACCCGCGATCACGTCGTGGCCGCGGGCACCGGAAAGGTCTTCAGCCACGTCGTGCACCACCATCCGAACGTCCCCGGCCGGACATCGCCCTATGTGGTGGCGGTGGTCGAACTTCCCGAGGGCGTGCGGATGGTCGGCAACATCCTGGGAATCGCACCCGAGCGCGTCCACTCGGGGATGCGGGTCCGCGTCGACTTCGAACGGGTCGACGAGGACCTGGTCCTCCCCCAATGGCGCCCGGTGGACGCCGCCGGCCCGGAGGGCCCGTCCGCGAGCGCGCTGCCCACCCTGGAACTTCCGATGACACGGACGTCGATCATCACCCAGGCCCTGGCCACCCGCGACTTCCAGGACATCCACCACGACCCCGACCGGGCGCGCGCCCAGGGGGCGCCCGACATCTTCATGAACATCCTGACCACGCAGGGGCTGGTGGAGCGCTGCGTCACCGACTGGGCCGGGCCCGCGGCGCGCGTGCGCTCCATCGCCATCCGGCTCGGCGTGCCCAACCACGCCGGGGACACCTTCTCCCTCGGCGGAGCGGTGACCGAAAGGGAGGGGTCACGGACGACCGTGGCCATACGCGGGACCAACACCACCGGGACCCACGTCAGCGGGACGGTCGTCGTCGACGTGCCCGACACGGCGGTTCCGGCTGCGGATCCGGCCGTGGGCACCGCGGGGGAGGAGGGCTGA